The Coffea arabica cultivar ET-39 chromosome 9e, Coffea Arabica ET-39 HiFi, whole genome shotgun sequence genome has a window encoding:
- the LOC140014880 gene encoding uncharacterized protein, translating into MNKICKKFHFKQYNLSMYYAAVNGLAESFNKTLCNLLKKIVGKSKRDWHFRIGEALWAYRTTFRTPTQATPFALVYGVEAVLPLECQIHSLRIAIQEGFSEEDNVRLRLEELEALDEKRLETQ; encoded by the coding sequence ATGAACAAGATTTGCaaaaagtttcatttcaaacaatACAATTTGTCCATGTACTACGCTGCCGTAAATGGACTTGCTGAATCATTCAACAAGACCTTATGTAATCTGTTGAAGAAAATCGTGGGTAAATCGAAAAGGGATTGGCATTTTCGAATTGGAGAAGCACTTTGGGCATACAGAACTACTTTTCGAACTCCTACACAAGCAACCCCATTCGCGCTTGTTTACGGTGTTGAAGCAGTTCTTCCACTTGAGTGTCAAATACATTCGCTAAGAATTGCGATTCAAGAAGGGTTCAGTGAAGAAGATAATGTTCGTCTTCGCCTTGAGGAGTTAGAAGCACTCGACGAAAAGAGATTAGAAACTCAGTAA